In Rhodococcus rhodochrous, a single genomic region encodes these proteins:
- a CDS encoding HU family DNA-binding protein, with product MNKAELIDVLTEKLGSDRRTATAAVEHIVDAIVRAVHDGKSVTITGFGVFEKRRRAARVARNPRTGETVKVKPTSVPAFRPGQSFKNIIAGTQKLPSSGPAVKRGAAAAAKKTAAAKKAAKKTAAKKTTATKSTAAKKTTAAKKTTAAKSTPAKKTTATKSTAAKKTTAAKKTTAAKSTPAKKTTATKSTAAKKTTAAKKTTAAKSTPAKKTTATKSTAAKKTAAKKSPAKKSPAKKTTARKSTKK from the coding sequence ATGAACAAGGCAGAACTGATCGACGTTCTGACCGAGAAACTCGGTTCGGACAGGCGCACCGCCACCGCGGCCGTCGAGCACATCGTGGACGCGATCGTTCGCGCCGTGCACGACGGTAAGAGCGTCACCATCACCGGATTCGGTGTCTTCGAGAAGCGTCGCCGGGCGGCTCGTGTCGCGCGGAACCCGCGCACGGGCGAGACGGTCAAGGTCAAGCCGACCTCGGTGCCGGCCTTCCGTCCCGGCCAGTCCTTCAAGAACATCATCGCGGGCACCCAGAAGCTCCCCTCTTCGGGTCCGGCCGTGAAGCGCGGTGCAGCCGCAGCGGCCAAGAAGACCGCGGCAGCGAAGAAGGCGGCCAAGAAGACTGCGGCCAAGAAGACCACGGCGACGAAGTCGACTGCGGCGAAGAAGACCACCGCGGCGAAGAAGACCACCGCGGCCAAGTCGACTCCGGCGAAGAAGACCACGGCGACGAAGTCGACTGCGGCGAAGAAGACCACCGCGGCGAAGAAGACCACGGCGGCCAAGTCGACTCCGGCGAAGAAGACCACCGCCACCAAGTCGACCGCGGCGAAGAAGACCACCGCGGCGAAGAAGACCACGGCGGCCAAGTCGACTCCGGCGAAGAAGACCACCGCCACCAAGTCGACCGCGGCCAAGAAGACCGCGGCCAAGAAGAGCCCGGCCAAGAAGAGCCCGGCCAAGAAGACCACGGCCCGCAAGAGCACCAAGAAGTAA
- a CDS encoding IclR family transcriptional regulator, translated as MRQHSGIGVLDKAMTVLHAVAEQPCNLNELCARTGLPRATAHRLAVGLEVHRLLMRDSDGQWRPGPGLAELSAGAGDTLVEAASLVLPRLREITGESVQLYRREGTQRVCVAALEPPTGLRDTVLVGARLPMTAGSGAKVLLAWADTATQRAILPEAAFGERVLVEVRRRGWAQSAAEREPGVASVAAPVRDSTGAVIAAISVSGPIDRMGRRPGARWAADLLAAAEALQKRL; from the coding sequence ATGAGACAGCATAGCGGGATCGGAGTGCTGGACAAAGCGATGACAGTCCTCCATGCGGTTGCCGAACAGCCGTGCAACCTCAACGAGTTGTGCGCGCGGACCGGCCTGCCCCGTGCCACGGCGCACCGTCTCGCCGTGGGCCTCGAGGTCCACCGCCTCCTCATGCGCGACAGCGACGGACAGTGGCGTCCCGGCCCCGGGCTGGCCGAATTGTCCGCGGGCGCAGGCGACACCCTCGTCGAGGCCGCCTCGCTCGTCCTCCCCCGCCTGCGCGAGATCACCGGCGAGAGCGTGCAGTTGTACCGCCGCGAGGGCACCCAGCGGGTCTGCGTCGCCGCTCTCGAACCGCCGACCGGTCTGCGCGACACGGTCCTCGTCGGCGCACGCCTTCCGATGACGGCCGGCTCAGGCGCGAAAGTTCTGCTCGCGTGGGCCGATACGGCGACCCAGCGCGCCATCCTCCCCGAGGCAGCATTCGGTGAACGCGTGCTCGTCGAGGTCCGCCGCCGCGGCTGGGCGCAGAGCGCCGCCGAACGCGAACCCGGTGTGGCGTCGGTCGCCGCACCCGTGCGCGACAGCACCGGTGCCGTGATCGCCGCGATCTCCGTATCGGGCCCCATCGACCGCATGGGCCGCCGACCGGGGGCCCGCTGGGCCGCGGACCTCCTCGCCGCCGCAGAAGCGCTCCAGAAGCGTCTCTGA
- the leuD gene encoding 3-isopropylmalate dehydratase small subunit: MEAFTTHKGIGVPLRRSNVDTDQIIPAVYLKRVTRTGFEDGLFAAWRNDPSFVLNTPPFDRGSVLVAGSDFGTGSSREHAVWALSDYGFRVVISSRFADIFRGNAGKAGLLAAQVSQDDVELLWKLIEQQPGLELEVDLENRTVTAGTTVVPFTIDDYTRWRLLEGLDDIGLTLRQVDAISEYEKSRPSWKPSTLPAP; this comes from the coding sequence ATGGAAGCCTTCACCACTCACAAGGGCATCGGCGTCCCGCTGCGCCGCTCCAATGTCGACACGGATCAGATCATCCCGGCCGTGTACCTGAAGCGCGTCACCCGTACGGGATTCGAGGACGGTCTGTTCGCCGCATGGCGCAACGACCCGTCCTTCGTGCTCAACACTCCGCCCTTCGATCGCGGCAGCGTTCTCGTCGCCGGATCGGATTTCGGCACCGGCTCCTCGCGTGAGCACGCCGTGTGGGCGTTGTCGGATTACGGATTCCGGGTCGTGATCTCGTCCCGTTTCGCCGACATCTTCCGCGGCAACGCCGGAAAGGCCGGTCTGCTCGCCGCTCAGGTCTCGCAGGACGACGTCGAACTGCTGTGGAAGCTGATCGAGCAACAGCCCGGACTCGAACTGGAAGTGGATCTCGAGAACCGGACCGTGACCGCCGGAACCACCGTGGTGCCGTTCACCATTGACGACTACACGCGGTGGCGTCTGCTGGAGGGTCTCGACGACATCGGATTGACATTGCGCCAGGTAGACGCGATTTCCGAGTACGAAAAGTCAAGGCCGTCATGGAAACCGAGTACCCTTCCGGCGCCCTGA
- the leuC gene encoding 3-isopropylmalate dehydratase large subunit: protein MEKMAGKTLAEKVWDQHVVVRGEGEGSARQPDLIYIDLHLVHEVTSPQAFDGLRLAGRRLRRPDLTIATEDHNVPTVDIDKPIADPVSRTQVETLRRNCEEFGVRLHPMGDLDQGIVHVVGPQLGLTQPGMTVVCGDSHTSTHGAFGALAMGIGTSEVEHVMATQTLSLRPFKTMAINVDGTLAPGVTSKDLILAIIAKIGTGGGQGYVLEYRGEAIRALSMEARMTICNMSIEAGARAGMIAPDETTYEFIKGRPHAPKGADWDAAVEAWEQLKTDDDAVFDAEVHIDGSALTPFVTWGTNPGQGAPLGSTVPVPAEIADETERSAAEKALRYMDLEPGMPLRDVKIDTVFVGSCTNGRIEDLRAVADVLKGRKVADGVRMLVVPGSMRVRAQAEEEGLGEIFTAAGAEWRQAGCSMCLGMNPDQLAPGERSASTSNRNFEGRQGKGGRTHLVSPAVAAATAVRGTLSAPADLD, encoded by the coding sequence GTGGAGAAGATGGCTGGAAAGACTCTGGCGGAAAAGGTGTGGGACCAGCACGTGGTCGTGCGCGGTGAAGGAGAGGGATCGGCGCGACAGCCGGACCTGATCTACATCGACCTGCATCTCGTACACGAGGTGACCAGCCCGCAGGCCTTCGACGGTCTGCGGCTGGCAGGACGCCGGCTGCGGCGTCCCGATCTCACGATCGCCACCGAGGATCACAACGTCCCCACGGTGGACATCGACAAGCCGATCGCCGACCCGGTCTCGCGCACACAGGTCGAGACCCTGCGCCGCAACTGCGAGGAGTTCGGTGTCCGTCTGCACCCCATGGGCGATCTCGATCAGGGCATCGTCCACGTGGTCGGCCCGCAGCTCGGTCTCACGCAGCCCGGCATGACGGTGGTGTGCGGCGACAGCCACACCTCCACCCACGGCGCCTTCGGCGCATTGGCGATGGGCATCGGCACCAGTGAGGTCGAACACGTCATGGCGACACAGACGTTGTCGCTGCGGCCGTTCAAGACGATGGCCATCAACGTCGACGGCACCCTCGCGCCGGGAGTGACGAGCAAGGACCTCATCCTCGCGATCATCGCGAAGATCGGCACCGGCGGTGGACAGGGCTACGTCCTCGAGTACCGCGGGGAGGCGATCCGCGCGCTGTCGATGGAAGCGCGGATGACCATCTGCAACATGTCGATCGAGGCGGGCGCCCGCGCCGGCATGATCGCTCCCGACGAGACCACCTACGAGTTCATCAAGGGTCGCCCGCACGCCCCGAAGGGTGCCGACTGGGACGCCGCTGTGGAGGCGTGGGAGCAGCTGAAGACCGATGACGACGCGGTTTTCGACGCCGAGGTCCACATCGACGGCAGCGCCCTGACGCCCTTCGTCACGTGGGGCACCAACCCGGGCCAGGGCGCACCGCTCGGGTCCACGGTTCCGGTACCCGCGGAGATCGCCGACGAAACCGAGCGGTCTGCCGCGGAGAAGGCGTTGCGCTACATGGATCTCGAACCGGGCATGCCGCTGCGCGATGTGAAGATCGACACCGTCTTCGTCGGCTCGTGCACCAACGGCCGCATCGAGGATCTGCGTGCCGTGGCGGATGTCCTGAAGGGCCGCAAGGTCGCCGACGGTGTCCGGATGCTCGTCGTGCCGGGTTCGATGCGGGTGCGCGCGCAGGCGGAGGAGGAGGGTCTCGGCGAGATCTTCACCGCCGCAGGCGCCGAGTGGCGTCAGGCCGGGTGCTCGATGTGCCTGGGCATGAACCCCGACCAGTTGGCGCCGGGCGAACGCTCCGCGTCGACCTCGAACCGGAATTTCGAAGGACGGCAGGGCAAGGGCGGACGGACGCATCTCGTCTCGCCGGCCGTGGCCGCCGCAACCGCGGTGCGGGGAACGCTTTCCGCACCGGCGGATCTGGACTAG
- a CDS encoding NUDIX hydrolase, translated as MTESRDKPVKANIFAAGAVLWRPAADDAPHDAQVALVHRPRYDDWSFPKGKLDAGETAVIAAVREIEEETGFRAALGRSLGKVVYPVPGHRKLKRVDYWAARCLDGRFAPNDEVDELRWVSPEEAFDLLSYPMDRSVLRRFRRVPLDTTTALIVRHAKAGSRKKYKGDDRYRPLDASGRAQAEALVPQLTAFGGDSVVSADRTRCIATVEPFASRHGLEIAIEPSLSEEEYRADPDRGRKRALEIASGPGTPVICSQGKVIPPLLEWWAERDGLALPPARNRKASMWVLSLRGDRLVAADHIDSPLPTGHPPVDDESI; from the coding sequence TTGACCGAATCACGCGACAAGCCCGTGAAGGCCAACATCTTCGCGGCGGGCGCCGTCCTGTGGCGTCCTGCGGCGGACGACGCTCCGCACGATGCGCAGGTCGCGCTCGTGCATCGTCCGCGCTACGACGACTGGTCCTTCCCCAAGGGCAAACTCGACGCGGGTGAGACGGCCGTGATCGCCGCGGTGCGGGAGATCGAGGAGGAGACCGGATTCCGCGCCGCGCTCGGCCGCAGCCTCGGGAAGGTCGTCTACCCCGTTCCAGGGCACCGCAAACTCAAGCGGGTGGACTACTGGGCGGCGCGCTGCCTCGACGGGCGGTTCGCGCCCAACGACGAGGTGGACGAATTGCGTTGGGTGTCCCCCGAAGAGGCATTCGACCTGTTGTCCTACCCGATGGACCGCAGCGTCCTGCGCCGGTTCCGCCGGGTGCCGTTGGACACGACCACGGCGCTGATCGTGCGGCACGCCAAGGCCGGAAGTCGGAAGAAGTACAAGGGCGACGACCGTTACCGGCCCCTCGATGCGTCCGGACGGGCGCAGGCCGAGGCTCTCGTTCCGCAGTTGACGGCATTCGGCGGCGACAGCGTGGTGTCCGCCGACCGCACCCGGTGCATCGCCACGGTCGAACCGTTCGCCTCCCGGCACGGACTCGAGATCGCGATCGAGCCGTCCCTGTCGGAGGAGGAGTACCGCGCCGATCCGGACCGCGGCCGCAAGCGGGCGTTGGAGATCGCGTCCGGTCCCGGCACTCCCGTGATCTGCAGTCAGGGCAAGGTGATCCCGCCGCTGCTGGAGTGGTGGGCCGAGCGCGACGGTCTCGCGCTGCCTCCGGCGCGGAACCGGAAGGCGAGCATGTGGGTGTTGTCGCTGCGCGGGGATCGTCTCGTCGCGGCCGACCACATCGACAGTCCGCTTCCGACGGGCCACCCGCCGGTGGACGACGAGAGCATCTGA